From one Streptomyces mobaraensis genomic stretch:
- a CDS encoding glycosyltransferase family 2 protein: MTVVIATQLREDRLEYLAAMHASLTRQSTPWEAVIAIDGADPARLPGSLDRDPRVRTLALPRPVGAACARNLALNEVRTEFCNWADDDDEFHDTAMAARLQVLKTQEVGWVAGYSEDLHPDGTTTLWRCPTPPGRHGAGDVWTYWNDPADTIPIGPTTILARTELMRAAPMGGLVQGEDYMAAVGVTCLAPGILLPRPVYRYRKHAGQMTQQGEYDALEAAARRHAWNFGRSLRTALAVPPVTTA, from the coding sequence ATCACCGTCGTCATCGCCACCCAGCTGCGCGAGGACCGGCTGGAGTACCTGGCCGCCATGCACGCCAGCCTCACCCGGCAGTCCACCCCCTGGGAAGCGGTGATCGCGATCGACGGTGCCGATCCAGCGCGGCTGCCCGGATCCCTCGACCGCGACCCGCGGGTGCGCACCCTGGCACTGCCGCGCCCCGTCGGAGCCGCCTGCGCCCGCAACCTCGCCCTGAACGAGGTGCGCACCGAATTCTGCAACTGGGCTGACGATGACGATGAGTTCCACGACACGGCGATGGCCGCGCGGCTGCAGGTGCTGAAGACGCAAGAGGTGGGCTGGGTCGCCGGGTACAGCGAAGACCTCCACCCGGACGGGACGACCACCCTGTGGAGGTGCCCCACACCGCCCGGACGGCACGGTGCCGGTGATGTGTGGACGTACTGGAACGATCCGGCGGACACCATCCCCATCGGCCCGACGACGATCCTGGCCCGCACCGAGCTGATGCGCGCAGCTCCCATGGGCGGTCTCGTCCAGGGCGAGGACTACATGGCCGCCGTCGGCGTCACCTGCCTCGCCCCCGGAATCCTGCTGCCCCGGCCGGTCTACCGCTACCGCAAACACGCCGGTCAGATGACCCAACAGGGCGAGTACGACGCACTGGAGGCAGCGGCGCGCCGGCACGCCTGGAATTTCGGACGCAGTCTGCGCACTGCCCTCGCCGTGCCCCCTGTCACCACGGCGTAG
- a CDS encoding TraC family protein, with protein MTHRPARRARRASASPLFTPHGTDRAARKAARRQLAEATAKARAEAAAHPNGQDPAEQETPAPLYPLRGRPGPASARGNKLKLPAHRMTTATASGAYPFLAEGGLGAEGIYIGRDVHAEASFCFDPFALYGKIEGFTNPNVLLAGVIGQGKSALAKSFALRSVAFGYRVYVPCDPKGEWTPVANALGGTSIALGPGLPGKLNPLDAAPRPNSVSEADWAGEIRKRRLLLLGSLARTVLGRDLMPMEHTALDVALDAVVTHATATGRTPLLSDIAATLNNPTALDTAGGSMSGHLGDAARDLAHALRRMVHGDLAGMFDAPSTVAFDPNSPMLTIDLSRLGGSGDDTALVLAMTCASAWMESALTDPRGGRRWIVYDEAWRLMRHPGLLQRMQSQWKLSRGLGIANLMVIHRLSDLLTAGDAGSRGRALAEGLLADCSTRIVYRQETDQLHAAAALLGLTSVETEAIAHLNRGRGLWKVAGRSFIVQHLLHPHESRLFDTDARMH; from the coding sequence ATGACCCACCGGCCCGCCCGCCGCGCCCGACGCGCCTCGGCCTCCCCGCTATTCACCCCGCACGGCACCGACCGCGCCGCCCGCAAAGCCGCCCGGCGCCAGCTCGCCGAGGCCACCGCCAAGGCCCGCGCCGAAGCCGCCGCCCACCCGAACGGCCAGGACCCCGCCGAGCAGGAAACCCCCGCTCCTCTTTACCCGCTGCGCGGGCGCCCCGGCCCCGCCTCGGCCCGGGGCAACAAGCTCAAGCTGCCCGCCCACCGGATGACCACCGCCACCGCGAGCGGCGCCTACCCCTTCCTCGCCGAAGGCGGCCTCGGCGCCGAGGGCATCTACATCGGCCGTGACGTCCACGCCGAAGCGAGTTTTTGTTTCGACCCCTTCGCCCTCTACGGCAAGATCGAGGGCTTCACCAACCCCAACGTCCTGCTCGCGGGCGTGATCGGGCAGGGCAAGAGCGCCCTGGCCAAGTCCTTCGCCCTGCGCAGCGTGGCCTTCGGCTACCGCGTCTACGTGCCCTGTGACCCCAAGGGCGAGTGGACACCGGTGGCCAACGCCCTCGGCGGCACCTCGATCGCCCTCGGCCCGGGCCTGCCGGGCAAGCTCAACCCGCTCGACGCCGCTCCCCGGCCGAACAGCGTCTCCGAGGCCGACTGGGCAGGTGAGATCCGCAAGCGCCGCCTTCTCCTCCTCGGCTCCCTGGCCCGTACCGTCCTCGGACGGGACCTGATGCCGATGGAGCACACCGCGCTCGACGTTGCCCTCGACGCCGTCGTCACCCACGCCACCGCCACCGGCCGCACTCCGCTGCTCAGCGACATCGCCGCCACCCTCAACAACCCCACCGCCCTCGACACGGCCGGCGGCAGCATGTCCGGCCACCTCGGCGACGCCGCCCGCGACCTCGCCCACGCCCTGCGCCGCATGGTCCACGGCGACCTCGCCGGCATGTTCGACGCGCCCTCGACTGTGGCGTTCGATCCGAACTCGCCGATGCTGACCATCGACCTCTCCCGCCTCGGTGGTTCCGGCGACGACACCGCCCTCGTCCTCGCCATGACCTGCGCCTCCGCCTGGATGGAATCCGCCCTCACCGACCCCCGCGGCGGACGCCGCTGGATCGTCTACGACGAAGCCTGGCGCCTCATGCGCCACCCCGGCCTCCTGCAGCGCATGCAGTCCCAGTGGAAGCTGAGCCGTGGCCTCGGCATCGCCAACCTCATGGTCATCCACCGCTTGTCCGACCTGCTCACCGCCGGCGACGCCGGATCCCGCGGACGCGCCCTCGCCGAAGGACTGCTCGCCGACTGCTCCACCCGCATCGTCTACCGGCAGGAGACCGACCAGCTCCACGCCGCAGCCGCCCTCCTCGGCCTCACCTCCGTCGAAACCGAAGCCATCGCCCACCTCAACCGGGGCAGGGGGCTATGGAAGGTCGCCGGCAGGTCGTTCATCGTCCAGCACCTTCTCCACCCGCACGAGAGTCGACTCTTCGACACCGACGCCCGGATGCACTGA
- a CDS encoding DUF6238 family protein, translated as MTSLSPAEAHPYLRAATAGIRHHARSLDETPPGRADRVQLDVLHGHLTALHQLLDHLAEATRPPHPAAGRHLATAHVRLWQATAAVHDAFHLLPPTPDGAAGTECRPERLPEGPPVLTICHRHLGAGHAIRRRTTPTDLHTPLPGHTADRAA; from the coding sequence TTGACCTCCCTCTCCCCCGCCGAGGCGCACCCGTACCTGCGGGCCGCCACGGCTGGCATCCGCCACCATGCCCGCTCGCTCGACGAGACGCCGCCGGGTCGGGCCGACCGCGTTCAGCTCGACGTGCTCCACGGGCACCTCACCGCGCTGCACCAGCTGCTCGACCACCTCGCCGAGGCCACCCGGCCTCCGCACCCGGCGGCAGGCCGGCACCTGGCCACGGCGCACGTCCGGCTGTGGCAGGCCACCGCCGCCGTGCACGACGCCTTCCACCTCCTGCCCCCGACGCCCGACGGCGCCGCAGGCACCGAGTGCCGGCCCGAGCGGCTGCCGGAAGGACCCCCGGTGCTGACCATCTGCCATCGCCACCTCGGCGCCGGCCACGCCATCCGCCGCAGGACCACCCCCACCGATCTCCACACCCCGCTCCCCGGCCACACCGCCGACCGCGCCGCCTGA
- a CDS encoding SCO6880 family protein: protein MSDLSVAPLTVKFPHRSRRGILLGLSLPQLLLVSCTLALLLLTVVSTGLVGAVVLAPLWVASAALVAIRRGGRSLIDWSPIVARYAHRRRTGQTLWLARPVSRPRQEGVLHLPGTTASLRVVTPGDSANGAAAVHDPHQQTLTAVARVSSRAFALLDPATQNHNVQSWGRALAGIARTGHVATVQVLERTVPDSGDTLARHWTQQGRPETPVAGQVYADLVASAGPAAAPHEAYLAISLDMKAAKRLISQAGGGLPGAFTVMEQTTASVAQAARTAGLMVTGWLTAREIAAVIRTAYDPKALSGLQQWSRSGRAEADPAAAGPVVQVEESDRVITDSARHTTYWIEDWPRTETSPGFLHGLMFTAGVRRSLSLIYVPQGLESALRDVQRKKAAIIADANERARRGQVDNEADSIEYADVKVRERQLIAGHADVALTGLLTVSAETDALLDAACAQIETAAVTAQVDLRRLKYQQPNAFTAAALPLARTTL, encoded by the coding sequence ATGTCTGATCTCTCCGTCGCCCCCCTCACAGTCAAGTTCCCCCACCGATCCCGGCGCGGGATCCTCCTCGGTCTGTCCCTGCCCCAGCTCCTCCTCGTCTCGTGCACCCTGGCACTGCTTTTGCTGACCGTGGTGAGCACCGGTCTGGTCGGCGCCGTCGTCCTCGCTCCGCTGTGGGTGGCCAGCGCGGCCCTGGTCGCCATCCGCCGAGGCGGCCGGTCGCTGATCGACTGGTCCCCGATCGTCGCCCGCTACGCCCACCGCCGGCGGACCGGGCAGACGCTGTGGCTGGCCCGGCCGGTCTCCCGCCCTCGCCAGGAGGGCGTGCTGCACCTGCCCGGTACCACCGCCTCGCTGCGCGTGGTCACCCCCGGCGACTCGGCGAACGGCGCCGCCGCGGTGCACGACCCGCACCAGCAGACCCTGACCGCCGTCGCCCGCGTCTCCTCCCGCGCCTTCGCCCTGCTGGACCCCGCCACCCAGAACCACAACGTCCAGTCCTGGGGCCGTGCGCTGGCCGGTATCGCTCGCACCGGCCACGTCGCCACCGTGCAGGTCCTCGAGCGCACCGTGCCCGACTCCGGCGACACCCTCGCCCGGCACTGGACGCAGCAGGGCCGGCCCGAGACTCCGGTGGCCGGGCAGGTCTACGCCGACCTCGTCGCCTCCGCCGGCCCCGCCGCCGCCCCACACGAGGCGTACCTGGCGATCTCACTGGACATGAAGGCCGCCAAGCGGCTCATCAGCCAGGCCGGCGGCGGACTGCCCGGTGCCTTCACCGTGATGGAGCAGACCACCGCCTCCGTCGCGCAGGCCGCCCGCACCGCCGGGCTGATGGTGACCGGCTGGCTCACCGCCCGCGAAATCGCCGCCGTCATCCGCACCGCCTACGACCCCAAGGCGCTCTCCGGCCTGCAACAGTGGTCCCGCTCCGGCAGAGCCGAAGCCGACCCGGCCGCCGCCGGTCCCGTGGTCCAGGTCGAGGAGTCCGACCGGGTGATCACCGACTCCGCCCGCCACACCACCTACTGGATCGAGGACTGGCCCCGCACCGAAACCAGCCCCGGTTTCCTGCACGGGCTGATGTTCACCGCCGGCGTCCGCCGGAGCCTGTCCCTGATCTACGTGCCCCAGGGGCTGGAGTCCGCCCTGCGGGACGTGCAGCGCAAGAAGGCGGCCATCATCGCCGATGCCAACGAGCGCGCCCGCCGCGGCCAGGTCGACAACGAGGCCGACTCCATCGAGTACGCCGACGTCAAGGTCCGCGAACGCCAGCTCATCGCCGGCCACGCCGACGTCGCCCTGACCGGCCTGCTCACCGTCAGCGCGGAAACCGACGCCCTGCTGGACGCCGCCTGCGCCCAGATCGAGACCGCCGCCGTCACCGCCCAAGTCGACCTGCGCCGCCTGAAGTACCAGCAGCCCAACGCCTTCACCGCCGCCGCCCTGCCGCTTGCCCGCACCACCTTGTAA
- a CDS encoding SCO6881 family protein has translation MDFCSIPLAGKLCSAADAIDFVSDPGKAITEGIGNWIAKSTGQLAAAAADLAAEAVNKTTNVDLGAGWFRNNFELILPIGLVLLVATFCAQLIRAAVKRDGQALGQAFTGTMSGVLFAFSAIAATTVAIEVVDALSDGLFKAADSSLSDAVRRMVKVSQLGALGPLGWLVCAFCGIGAAIGAFLYWCVMMVRKVGILVMVTLAVFAGAGGGWEVARRWRRGWIEATATLVCSKLLMTVIFLLGISAMGKADSKGGLDALADVMSGIVIMILVLLCPYATFKFVHWASEGTNGEDIHRAGGAGAQLAKQHAERAARKAAQAAATAGTGGAAAGAGAASTAAPQGPDAIPGGGFPGDIAPTSSGGQGGGSESSGNGAKNGLEQAVQPPPTRTTEDTSGLGGSPAQGGSGSAAASGQGGGWMSAPPTGATPPPQGAPPATGDAANGPVSPTPPPTGL, from the coding sequence GTGGACTTCTGTTCCATCCCCCTCGCGGGCAAACTCTGCAGCGCGGCCGACGCCATCGACTTCGTGTCCGACCCCGGCAAGGCGATCACCGAAGGCATCGGCAACTGGATCGCGAAGTCGACAGGGCAGCTGGCCGCCGCGGCAGCCGACCTCGCCGCCGAGGCCGTCAACAAGACCACCAACGTCGACCTGGGTGCCGGCTGGTTCCGCAACAACTTTGAATTGATCTTGCCCATCGGCCTCGTACTGCTGGTGGCCACCTTCTGCGCCCAGCTCATCCGGGCCGCCGTCAAACGCGACGGCCAGGCCCTCGGCCAAGCCTTCACCGGCACGATGAGCGGCGTCTTGTTCGCCTTCTCCGCCATCGCCGCCACCACCGTGGCCATCGAAGTCGTCGACGCGCTGTCGGACGGGCTGTTCAAGGCCGCCGATTCCTCGCTGTCCGACGCGGTGCGGCGCATGGTCAAGGTCTCGCAGCTCGGCGCCCTCGGCCCGCTGGGCTGGCTGGTGTGCGCCTTCTGCGGCATCGGCGCCGCCATCGGCGCGTTCCTGTACTGGTGCGTGATGATGGTCCGCAAGGTCGGCATCCTCGTCATGGTCACCCTCGCCGTGTTCGCCGGAGCGGGCGGCGGCTGGGAGGTCGCCCGCCGCTGGAGACGGGGCTGGATCGAAGCCACCGCCACGCTGGTCTGCAGCAAGCTGCTGATGACCGTGATCTTCCTCCTCGGGATCTCCGCCATGGGCAAGGCGGACTCCAAGGGTGGTCTCGACGCGCTCGCCGACGTCATGTCCGGCATCGTCATCATGATTTTGGTGCTGCTCTGCCCGTACGCAACCTTCAAGTTCGTCCACTGGGCATCGGAAGGCACCAACGGCGAGGACATCCACCGCGCCGGCGGAGCCGGCGCTCAGCTCGCCAAGCAGCACGCCGAGCGCGCCGCCCGCAAGGCCGCCCAGGCCGCGGCAACCGCCGGAACCGGCGGAGCCGCTGCCGGAGCGGGTGCTGCCAGCACTGCGGCACCGCAGGGTCCCGACGCGATCCCCGGCGGCGGCTTCCCCGGCGACATCGCCCCCACCAGCAGCGGCGGCCAGGGCGGAGGCAGCGAGTCCTCCGGCAACGGTGCGAAGAACGGCCTGGAACAGGCCGTCCAGCCTCCGCCGACGCGCACCACCGAGGACACCAGCGGCCTCGGAGGTAGCCCCGCCCAGGGCGGATCAGGATCCGCAGCCGCGAGCGGCCAGGGCGGCGGATGGATGTCCGCCCCGCCGACCGGCGCCACGCCCCCGCCGCAAGGCGCCCCTCCGGCCACGGGTGACGCGGCGAACGGTCCCGTCTCCCCGACGCCACCGCCCACCGGCCTCTGA
- a CDS encoding DUF6112 family protein — MSVADRVIILAYDPGVAPKEGGLPGLSVLKNVVSSINLFGIIAVVGALAVSLGVWAWGHHTGGHQAEANGKKGAVVAAGAALGLGAANGIVAFFSALGSQVH; from the coding sequence ATGTCTGTCGCAGACCGCGTGATCATCCTCGCCTATGACCCAGGCGTCGCGCCCAAGGAGGGCGGCCTGCCCGGCCTGTCGGTGCTGAAGAACGTGGTCAGCTCGATCAACCTCTTCGGCATCATCGCCGTGGTCGGCGCGCTGGCCGTCTCGCTCGGCGTGTGGGCCTGGGGCCACCACACCGGCGGCCACCAGGCCGAGGCCAACGGCAAGAAGGGCGCCGTCGTCGCCGCCGGCGCCGCTCTCGGCCTCGGTGCCGCCAACGGCATCGTCGCCTTCTTCTCCGCGCTGGGGTCGCAGGTCCACTGA
- a CDS encoding C40 family peptidase produces MKGIAAVLGVVCLSPLLIAGAAATAAAGSGGAHSKAANCTTGADIDTDAVAKQVASILGGKGSKKDVHVEGLELPAEQIPNAKTIVATGISLKVPERGQIVALATAMQESRIRNLNYGDRDSLGIFQQRPSQGWGTPQQIRDPVYASTRFYKALLEVHGWQQMTVTQAAQAVQASGLPDAYAQWEPLSRALQQTIVKTLPDSGKNAAGTKNSKDSKDKDTPAPSGGGCKPGEDGSGYGPIPEGAVPKGYSIPKDANPKARKAIEWAMHQLGTMYQWGGECTNPHGPDPMGRCDCSSLMQQAYAHAGVQLSRTTYTQVNEGKPVSPKSLQPGDLLFARGTAAVPEHVGMYMGTGLVIEAPRTTKPVRIQPVKDWNILAARRVI; encoded by the coding sequence TTGAAGGGCATAGCCGCCGTCCTCGGCGTCGTCTGCCTCTCTCCCCTTCTGATCGCCGGCGCCGCGGCAACCGCCGCGGCCGGCTCCGGCGGTGCCCATTCCAAGGCCGCGAACTGCACCACAGGCGCGGACATCGACACCGACGCCGTCGCCAAGCAGGTCGCCTCCATTCTCGGCGGCAAGGGCTCGAAGAAGGATGTCCACGTCGAGGGCCTGGAGCTGCCCGCCGAGCAGATCCCGAACGCCAAGACCATCGTGGCCACCGGCATCTCCTTGAAGGTGCCCGAGCGCGGGCAGATCGTCGCGCTCGCCACCGCCATGCAGGAATCACGGATCCGCAACCTCAACTACGGCGACCGCGATTCGCTCGGCATCTTCCAGCAGCGCCCCAGCCAGGGCTGGGGCACCCCGCAGCAGATCCGCGACCCCGTGTACGCGAGCACGCGGTTCTACAAGGCGCTGCTCGAAGTGCACGGGTGGCAGCAGATGACCGTCACCCAGGCCGCCCAGGCCGTACAGGCATCCGGGCTCCCGGACGCGTACGCGCAGTGGGAACCGCTGTCCCGGGCCCTGCAGCAGACCATCGTCAAAACCCTCCCGGACAGCGGCAAGAACGCCGCCGGCACCAAGAACAGTAAGGACAGCAAGGACAAGGACACGCCGGCCCCGAGCGGCGGGGGGTGCAAGCCCGGCGAGGACGGGTCCGGGTACGGCCCGATCCCCGAAGGCGCGGTACCCAAGGGCTACTCGATTCCCAAGGACGCCAACCCCAAGGCGCGCAAGGCCATCGAGTGGGCCATGCACCAGCTCGGCACCATGTACCAGTGGGGCGGCGAGTGCACCAACCCGCACGGCCCCGACCCGATGGGGCGGTGCGACTGCAGCTCACTGATGCAGCAGGCGTACGCCCACGCCGGCGTCCAGCTCAGCCGCACCACCTACACCCAGGTCAACGAGGGCAAGCCCGTCTCGCCCAAGAGCCTGCAGCCCGGTGACCTGCTGTTCGCACGCGGCACCGCCGCCGTCCCCGAACACGTCGGGATGTACATGGGCACGGGCCTGGTGATCGAGGCGCCGCGCACGACGAAACCGGTGCGGATCCAGCCGGTCAAGGACTGGAACATCCTCGCCGCCCGCCGGGTCATCTAG
- a CDS encoding DNA-methyltransferase has translation MPFSLHQGDALSVLSSLPDACVDSVITDPPYNSGGRTAKERTSRSARQKYVSADAQHALPDFTGENMDQRSYTFWLTQIMTEAHRLTKDGGTALLFTDWRQLPATTDAFQAAGWLWLGILTWHKPQARPQKGKFRQDCEYIVWGAKGKIDASRNPVYLPGLYSASQPSGKDRQHITQKPIQVMRELVKIAPPDGTVLDFCAGSGSTGVAALLEGRDFIGVEKTMHYAEIAADRLTDTLRQTLSQDDVTLSA, from the coding sequence TTGCCTTTTTCCCTCCACCAGGGCGACGCGCTGAGCGTACTCTCCAGCCTGCCGGATGCCTGTGTCGACTCCGTCATCACCGACCCGCCCTACAACTCCGGCGGCCGGACGGCGAAGGAGCGTACGAGCCGCTCGGCTCGCCAGAAGTACGTCTCCGCCGACGCCCAGCACGCGCTGCCGGACTTCACGGGCGAGAACATGGACCAGCGCTCCTACACGTTCTGGCTCACCCAGATCATGACCGAGGCCCACCGCCTCACCAAGGACGGCGGGACGGCGCTGCTGTTCACTGACTGGCGTCAGCTGCCGGCCACCACGGACGCCTTTCAGGCGGCCGGGTGGCTGTGGCTTGGCATCCTGACCTGGCACAAGCCTCAGGCCCGGCCGCAGAAGGGCAAGTTCCGTCAGGACTGCGAGTACATCGTCTGGGGCGCCAAGGGAAAGATCGACGCCTCCCGCAACCCCGTGTACCTGCCGGGCCTGTACAGCGCCTCGCAGCCCTCGGGGAAGGACCGGCAGCACATCACGCAAAAGCCGATCCAGGTGATGCGCGAGCTGGTGAAGATCGCGCCGCCGGACGGCACTGTCCTGGACTTCTGCGCCGGGTCCGGCTCGACGGGGGTGGCAGCCCTGCTGGAGGGCCGGGATTTCATCGGCGTGGAGAAGACCATGCACTACGCCGAAATCGCCGCCGACCGGCTCACCGACACCCTGCGCCAGACCCTCAGCCAGGACGACGTCACGCTTTCCGCCTGA
- a CDS encoding DUF4913 domain-containing protein, whose product MEPVRLPDSNLESIEASVRRLMEQSAEQARQLDHLAAAPEVPPSPFPAFGMPGLPGLPPPPTAPPEPRPILELEGEEYENELDSLSDWVDDFLMPTYGAEVTTASPWCQQWQEHDDVVAWLHALWMAYQQHKDPEAGPSGPFVWHRDFLTHAMTTVRAPGGPLSACMTDPDRPAHRLLPGPKPSLRTARADSEDPVENAAGTGAGS is encoded by the coding sequence ATGGAGCCGGTCCGGCTTCCGGACTCCAATCTGGAGAGCATCGAGGCGAGCGTCCGCCGGCTGATGGAGCAGTCGGCCGAGCAGGCCCGGCAGCTAGATCACCTGGCCGCCGCTCCCGAGGTGCCCCCCTCGCCGTTTCCCGCCTTCGGCATGCCGGGCCTGCCGGGCCTGCCGCCCCCGCCCACCGCGCCGCCGGAGCCGCGCCCGATCCTGGAGCTGGAGGGCGAGGAGTACGAGAACGAACTCGACTCGCTGAGCGACTGGGTGGACGACTTTCTGATGCCCACCTACGGCGCCGAGGTCACCACCGCCTCCCCGTGGTGCCAGCAGTGGCAGGAACACGACGACGTCGTGGCCTGGCTGCACGCCCTGTGGATGGCCTACCAGCAGCACAAGGACCCCGAAGCCGGCCCGTCGGGCCCGTTCGTGTGGCACCGCGACTTCCTCACCCACGCCATGACGACCGTCCGGGCACCGGGCGGACCGCTCTCGGCGTGCATGACCGACCCCGACCGGCCCGCCCACCGCCTGCTCCCCGGCCCGAAGCCCTCCCTGCGCACAGCCCGTGCCGACTCCGAGGATCCGGTGGAGAACGCGGCCGGAACCGGGGCCGGCTCATGA
- a CDS encoding DUF3631 domain-containing protein — translation MTTSPALLEALVTRLLTEGAPLQENPHHRRLLETFLTIQHIDEHILDVVDGGARAFDELVDLTELLLARLQAGGELRALLSSACCCTPTTADGAPADTAEAPDPRRTESSDSIVEACLKVFADRGGPDAMASTDLVAALQHLPGVAENRWRYADLTPIRLANLLSRYEIAPRDVTLSDGRRRKSYRRAALQAAGRERRC, via the coding sequence TTGACGACGTCCCCCGCCCTCCTCGAAGCGCTTGTCACCCGCCTGCTCACGGAGGGCGCACCGCTCCAGGAGAACCCGCACCACCGACGGCTGCTGGAGACCTTCCTCACCATCCAGCACATCGACGAGCACATCCTCGACGTCGTCGACGGCGGTGCCCGCGCCTTCGACGAGCTGGTGGACCTCACGGAGCTTCTCCTCGCCCGGCTGCAGGCCGGAGGCGAGCTGCGAGCGCTGCTGTCGTCAGCCTGCTGCTGCACCCCCACCACAGCGGACGGCGCACCCGCGGACACCGCAGAAGCCCCGGACCCGCGCCGGACCGAGTCGTCGGACAGCATCGTCGAGGCGTGCCTGAAGGTCTTCGCCGATCGTGGCGGCCCGGACGCCATGGCCTCCACCGACCTCGTCGCCGCCCTGCAGCACCTTCCCGGAGTCGCCGAGAACCGCTGGCGCTACGCCGATCTCACCCCGATACGCCTGGCCAACCTCTTGTCCCGGTACGAGATCGCGCCCCGCGACGTCACCCTCTCCGACGGCCGCCGCCGCAAGTCCTACCGGCGCGCCGCCCTCCAGGCCGCCGGGCGGGAGCGCCGCTGCTGA
- a CDS encoding GNAT family N-acetyltransferase — MNHPAVCLTRPARAADRHLVDDLHRRCSPENLLRRWGPTRVTCRDLERLLEHSTCWISLDAAGRPLALASAGWISQEAGVVDLALQVADAHQRRGIGTALARHVAAHARARGAHTLAVHTDAANTPMLRLLQRLGPAQHARDGTRIDVRIPLGRAL; from the coding sequence CTGAACCACCCCGCCGTCTGCCTCACCCGGCCTGCACGGGCGGCGGACCGGCACCTGGTCGACGACCTGCACCGGCGCTGCTCGCCGGAGAACCTCCTGCGCCGCTGGGGCCCCACTCGCGTCACCTGCCGCGATCTCGAACGCCTGCTGGAGCACAGCACCTGCTGGATCAGCCTCGACGCCGCAGGCCGCCCGCTCGCCCTGGCCTCCGCCGGCTGGATCAGCCAGGAAGCCGGCGTCGTCGACCTCGCCCTCCAGGTGGCCGACGCTCATCAGCGCCGCGGCATCGGCACTGCCCTGGCCCGGCACGTCGCCGCGCACGCCCGTGCCCGGGGTGCGCACACCCTGGCCGTGCACACCGACGCGGCCAACACCCCGATGCTCCGCCTCCTGCAGCGCCTTGGCCCTGCCCAGCACGCGCGCGACGGCACCCGCATCGACGTCCGGATTCCCCTCGGCCGTGCGCTATGA
- a CDS encoding SH3 domain-containing protein, producing MRSSKFAVHAAVLGALSLPFAFTSQAHAAPAAAPTVASDYCHRTGPWVIDASAVTIRSRATSNSTAVGILYRGHKFTVHKSSGGWRYITDRTTGVTGWVSGTYVYNEVYVCLD from the coding sequence ATGCGTTCTTCCAAATTCGCTGTCCACGCCGCTGTCCTCGGGGCGCTGTCCCTGCCGTTCGCCTTCACCTCCCAGGCCCATGCGGCGCCCGCTGCAGCCCCGACCGTCGCGTCCGACTACTGCCACCGGACCGGCCCGTGGGTGATCGACGCGAGCGCGGTCACCATCCGCTCCAGGGCCACCAGCAACTCCACTGCCGTCGGCATCCTGTACCGGGGCCACAAGTTCACCGTTCACAAGTCGAGCGGGGGCTGGCGCTACATCACCGACCGGACGACGGGCGTTACCGGCTGGGTCTCGGGCACTTACGTCTACAACGAGGTCTACGTCTGTCTGGACTAA